Genomic segment of Rhodopirellula bahusiensis:
GGGCTGGGGCGACTCCGCCACCTACGGCCACGAACTGATTCAAACGCCCAATCTTGATCGTCTCGCGTCTCAAGGCGTGAAGTTCACGCAGTGCTATTCCGCTTGCGGTGTCTGCTCACCTTCGCGTTCGGCAATTCTGACCGGACGGACACCCTATCGAAACGGCGTCTATCGTCATTTGTCGGGAAATCACGAGGCCCACCTGCGTGCCAGTGAGATCACCTTTCCGGAGTTGCTGAAAGACGTCGGCTACGAAACATGTCACGTCGGGAAGTGGCATTTGCTGTCGAGGCAGCAGTTCAGCAATCCGGAATTCCCTCATCCAAGCGAACATGGATTCGATCATTGGATGTGCACTCAAAACAACGCCAGCCCCAGCCACAAGAACCCCGACAACTTTGTTCGCAACGGCGAACCCGTTGGAAAGCTCGAGGGCTACTCGGCCCAGTTGGTTGCCGCCGAAGCAGCACGCTGGCTGAAAGAGATTCACGATCCGTCCAAGCCATTTGCCATGACGGTTTGGGTGCACGAACCGCATTCCCCCATCGCAACCGATTCGCGTTTTCAGTCCTTGTATGAAGGACACGAAAACAGCAAGTACATGGGCAACATCACCCAAATGGATCACGCTTTGGGAATGGTGATGAACGCCCTCGATACGCAGAAACTCAGCGACAACACACATCTGTTCTTCACCTCGGACAACGGTCCCGTGCCTGCCTTCGGCGGATCATCGGGCGGACTGCGAGGCAACAAACGCAGCGACCACGAAGGCGGCATTCGGGTGCCCGGCGTCGCTCGTTGGCCAGGACACATCACGCCGGGGACCGTCAGCAACATCCCAGTCATCGGCACGGACATTTTCGCAACGGTGCTGGACATCACCGGCATCCCACTGCCTGACGACCGCACGATTGACGGTGTCAGCATGCTGCCCGCCTTCGACGGAAAACCGGTCGAGAGGAAGATCCCGCTGTTCTGGCGAACACACGTTTCGCCCCCTGCCGATCGCGTGGCACTCCGCATCGGTGACTGGAAATTGGTTGGCGACGAAACGCTCACGAAGTTCCAACTCTACGAGATCCAAACCGACTGGAAAGAAGAACACGACTTGGCCGTAGCGATGCCAGAGAAGACGGCAGCAATGAAAGACGAACTGCTGCAGGTCTGGCGGGGAATTGAATCCGAAGGCCCCGACCACTGGTGGAAAAACGAACGACAAAAACCGGCGCGAGGTGGAACAGTGAATTACTGAATCATTCGAACCACTTCTGCCCATTAGCACACAAGAACAAACATCCCCATGAAATTCTCACCGACATTACCGCTGTTGATCGCGTTCCTTCTGATGGCAACACCCGCGATGGCGAAGACCGAACAAGTCGCCATGCCTGGCGCCACCGCGGAGGTTTACAAGACCGCTTCCGGCGACGATCTGCACATCTACCGTTTCGACCCGGAAGGTCACGATCCAGCCCAAGACAAACGACCGGCGGCGGTGTTCTTCTTCGGCGGCGGATGGAACGGAGGCACGGTGACTCAATTGGCACCGCAAAGTCGCTACCTCGCTTCTCGCGGCATTGTTGCTTTCGTGGCCGACTACCGCGTCAAGAGTCGCCAGAAGGTCACGCCCGACGCGTGCGTGGAAGACGGCAAATCAGCCATCCGCTGGGTCCGTCAAAACGCACAGCGATTGGGCATCGATCCTGAGAAAATCATCGCTGGCGGCGGATCGGCGGGCGGGCATGTGGCAGCGGCAACCGGTATCTGCGAAGGCTTTGAAGCCGAGGGAGAAGATCATTCCGTCTCTTCCAAACCGAACGCGTTGGTCTTGTTCAACCCGGTTTACGACAACGCGAAAGAGGGTGGGTATGGCTACGACCGGATCAAAGAGTGGTTCCCCGCGATCTCGCCCGCTCACAACATCACGCCGGATGATCCACCCGCGATTGTGTTCCTGGGAAACAAAGACAAACACGTTCCTGTCGCCACCGCAGAAGCCTTTCGCGACAAGATGATTGCTGCGGGCATCCCAACAGAACTCCATTTGTACGAAGGCCAACCACACGGGTTCTTCAATCCCAAACGAGGCGGTTTCAACGACACGCTGGCCAAGACAGATCAATTCCTCGCGAAGCTTGGATACCTCAACGGACCAGTCGACCATCAACGGATCGAGGCACTCAATGTCAAATGACCCACCCGCCATGCGGCACCGTTCGCCAAGTCACCTGATGCATCTCGCAATCGTCGCCGGATGCTTTCTGTTGTCGTATCCCGCCACTGCAATGGCCGAATTGTCGGTCGCATCGCCGTTCACCGACAACGCGGTGCTGCAACAAAAGATGCTGGTTCCGGTTTGGGGCTCGGCTGATCCGGGGACGGCGATCACGGTGGAGTTTGATGGACAAAAACAGCAGTCCGTCGCGAACGCCGATGGAACCTGGAAAGTGCAACTGGATCCGATGCCTGCCAGCGCAGAACCAAAAACACTGCAGGTCTCAAGCTCCCGCTCCTCGGTTTCATTCACCAACATTGTCGTTGGAGAGGTCTGGATTTGTTCCGGGCAATCCAACATGCAATTCTCAACCGCAGCGGTTCCTGAAATCCAATCTTTGGCCGCCACCTCAGAGAACATTCGATGCTTCGAAGTGAAACGAACCGTCGCGATGACCGAGCAAGATCGCCTGGAAGGCAAATGGACGGAGCAACCGCCCAATAGCGCCGTCGCGTTTTCGTTTGCTCACTTTTTAGAACAAGCCGGTAACGTTCCGGTGGGCATCATTCTGTCGTGTTGGGGCAGTTCATCGATCGAAGCTTGGATGCCGCGAGAGATGACTGAAACCGTGCCACATTTCAAGACGATGATGGACGAGTTTGATGCGGACACAGCCACCCAAGATCGGATCGCTTCCATTCTGAATGGCAAGATACCGTGGAGCCGAGCCGACGACATCTTCCTGCGTCGCCAATCGAACATTCTTTACAACGCGATGATTCATCCGTTGGTGCCTTACGCTTGCCGCGGGCTGGTGTGGTACCAAGGCGAACGAAACACACAGTCGATGTTTGGGATGTCAAAGGAACCTTGGTTCTCACGTCACTCGGGCATCCTGAAATATGGCCCCACCTTGAAGGCATGGGTCAAACGTTACCGAAAGGAGTGGGGCAACGAGGGCATGCACTTCCTGGTCGTGATGTTGCCTGGCTATTTCAAGCCGCTGCCGACCGGACCGCAAATGGGCCCCGAACATCCGAGCACTCACTCGTGGGCTTGGATGCGAGAGTCGCAGTTGCAATCACTGGAACTGCCGCACACTTCCGTCGTCAACACAATCGACTTGGGTGATCTGAAAAACATTCATCCCAAAGACAAGCTTCCTATCGGCCAACGACTGGCATTGCTGGCGGCTCGCGAGACATTGGGCCAGACCATCGAAGCGGAGGGTCCCAAAATGAAACGCGTTGAAGTGCTGGATGATCGGTTGGTGGTCCACTTCGAACATGCCGAGGGACTGCGGACTCTCGATGGAAAAGCCCCCACCGGATTTTGGTTGTCAGACGATTCACAAAAATGGGTTCCTGCAACTGCCGAGCTGAGCGGTCAAACCGTGGTCCTGAGTTCGTCTGAACTGACGCACCCGATCTATGTTCGCTACGCATTCGCGGGCAAACCCAAAGTGAACCTGATCAACGCCGCCAAGCTTCCCGCTTACCCCTTCCGCACCGACTCCTTCCAGCCATGACTTCATCCCCGTGCAAGCAAATGCCCCTCATGAATTCATCCCTGATCCCTCTTTGCGCTGCCGCATTGGTGATGCTTGTCACCTGCGGAACATCCGCCGCGGCGGAGCGACCACCCAACGTCGTTCTGATCTTTGTTGACGACCTCGGCTACGGAGACCTGAGTTGCTATGGAGCAACGAAACTATCGACACCAAATATCGATCAACTTGCCGCGGAAGGACGACGGTTCACCGACGCCCACTCCGCATCCGCCGTGTGCACGCCTTCACGCTACGGGCTGCTGACGGGACAGTACCCGGTTCGCGCGATGGGCGGGCAAGGAGTTTGGGGGCCGCTTCCGACGACCTCCGGTTTGATCATCGACACGAACACGCAAACGATTGGAAAGGTCTTCAAGGACAAAGGCTACGCAACAGCCTGTCTTGGGAAATGGCATCTGGGATTCAAAGAAGAACCCAACGATTGGCAAGTGCCACTGCGGCCGGGACCTCAGGACGTCGGGTTTGATCATTACTTTGGTGTGCCATTGGTCAACAGCGGCAGCCCCTACGTCTATGTCAACGATGACAGCATCTTCGGATACGACCCAAGCGATCCGTTGGTGTACGGCGGCAAACCCGTGTCCCCCACGCCCACGTTTCCTGCAGAAGCGTCCATCAAGAGCCCAAACCGATTCAGCGGTGCTCTGAAGGCTCTCGAAATCTACGACGACGAGAAAACAGGCACGCTTCTGACGGAACGCGCGGTGAATTGGATCACTCAAAAGAAAGACGAACCGTTCTTTCTGTATTTCGCCACTCCCAACATTCATCACCCATTCACCCCGGCGCCCCGTTTCAAGGGCACCAGCCAGTGCGGCCTCTACGGCGATTTTGTCCATGAGTTGGACTGGATGGTCGGTGAGATCGTGAAGTCGCTCGAAGACAATGGCCTGACTGAAAACACACTCGTCCTCTTCACAAGCGACAACGGCGCTATGCTCAACCGAGCTGGACGCGATGCGGTCAAAGCCGGGCATCAACCCAATGGCGAATTGCTGGGGTTCAAATTCGGCGTCTGGGAAGGCGGACACCGAGTTCCCCTGATCGCGAAATGGCCGGGCAAAATCAAAGCGGGAACTCAGTCCGATCAACTGATCAGCCAAGTCGACCTGTTTGCCACGTTCTCGGCACTGACCGAGCAAGAGATGCCATCGTCGGAGCAGAAAGACAGCATCAACATGTTGCCTGCGTTGCTGGATGAACCCAGCGAACCCTTGCGGACGGAGTTGGTCCTCGCACCACGCCAACCGCGCAACTTGGCGATTCGAAAAGGCAAGTGGCTTTACATCGGTGCTCGAGGCAGCGGCGGATTCAACGGTTCCAAACCCCAGCATCACGCTTGGGGAGGTCCCGCCGCGGTTCAGTTCTCCGGTCACAAGAACAGCGACATCGTCAACGGCCGCATCAAGAAGGATGCTCCGCCCGCTCAGCTTTACGATTTGGAAAAGGACCGATCTCAGACCACCAACGTGTTCCAAGATCACCCTCTGATCGTGAAAGAAATGAAAGCGTTGCTGGCAAGCTACGCCCCTTCGAAGCCAACGCAGCAACAGAAACCTGCCTCGAAAGAAGGAAACGGCATTCCCGCCAAGAAAACTCCCGTGACACCGAGCTCTCGAAACACATCCTGGGACTTCGAATCGGGCAAGCTGGAACCATGGAGAATCATCGAAGGGAAATTCGGGCATCCAATCGGAAATCGAGATCGCTTCATCAACAACAACAAGAGTGACTACAACAAGCAGGGCAAGCACTACCTGACAACACTCGAATTCAGTCTTGAAGCTGAGCGAGGATCGGACCAGCAAACCGGAGTGATTGTCTCGCCAGAGTTCATTGCCGAGCCCGGCCCAATGACTTTCCGCGTCGGAGGTGGAAGGGGACCCAACACCTATGTCGCGCTGTGCCTGGTCGATGGAGGAGAACTGAAGACGGCCCGCGGGGTGAACTCGGAGGTGATGCAAAGCGTCAACTGGGATCTCACGCCCTATGCCGGCAAAAAGTTGTTTCTCAAAGTCGTTGATGAATCAACAAGTGGCTGGGGGCACATCACGGTGGACGACTTCCAGTTCGATGCAAAAGTTCTGTTGGAAACACACCAGAGAACAGCAGCCGAATCAGCGAACGCCAAACACAAACCTACCGCCAAGCCAAACCTGGTTGTCATCTTGACGGACGACCAAGGCTATGGCGACCTCAGTTGCTTTGGTGGTCAACACGTCGCCACGCCTCGAATCGATCAGATGGCGACCGAAGGGTCTCGGCTGACCAGTTTCTACGTGGCCGCTCCCGTTTGCACTCCATCACGAGCGGGGCTGATGACGGGTTGCTATCCCAAGCGAATCGGCATGGCGATGGGTTCCAATTTCGGAGTGCTGCTGGCTGGCGATCGCAAAGGTTTGCATCCCAATGAAATCACCATCGCGGAAGTCTTGAAAACAGCGGGCTATCGGACCGGCATGTTTGGCAAATGGCACCTCGGCGACCAACCAGAATTCCTCCCGACGAAACAAGGCTTTGATGAGTTCTTTGGCCTGCCCTACAGCCACGACATTCATCCGTTTCATCCTCGGCAGAATCACTACCAGTTCCCACCGTTGCCTCTGCTGGAGGACGACACGGTCGTCGAAATGGAACCCAACGCTGACTTCTTGACCAAACGGATCACGGAACGTGCGGTCTCGTTCATTGACCGAAATAAAGACCATCCATTCTTTCTGTACATCCCCCATCCCATTCCTCATGCCCCGCTGCACGTCTCCCCTCCGTTCATGAAGGGTGTTGCCGATGACGTCGTGGCTGCCATCAGCAAAGAAGACGGAAACATTGACTACGCAACGCGTGCGAATCTCTTCCACCAAGCGATCGCCGAAATCGATTGGTCCGTCGGACAAATCCTCGACGCACTGAAATCCAATGGGCTCGACGAGAAAACCATGGTGCTGTTCACGTCCGACAATGGACCGCCAAAGAACACACTCTTCGCCAGCG
This window contains:
- a CDS encoding sulfatase-like hydrolase/transferase — translated: MKTNYSISMALLFGCVLATQPSGLAGAHAADAAHPNFVMFVADDMGWGDSATYGHELIQTPNLDRLASQGVKFTQCYSACGVCSPSRSAILTGRTPYRNGVYRHLSGNHEAHLRASEITFPELLKDVGYETCHVGKWHLLSRQQFSNPEFPHPSEHGFDHWMCTQNNASPSHKNPDNFVRNGEPVGKLEGYSAQLVAAEAARWLKEIHDPSKPFAMTVWVHEPHSPIATDSRFQSLYEGHENSKYMGNITQMDHALGMVMNALDTQKLSDNTHLFFTSDNGPVPAFGGSSGGLRGNKRSDHEGGIRVPGVARWPGHITPGTVSNIPVIGTDIFATVLDITGIPLPDDRTIDGVSMLPAFDGKPVERKIPLFWRTHVSPPADRVALRIGDWKLVGDETLTKFQLYEIQTDWKEEHDLAVAMPEKTAAMKDELLQVWRGIESEGPDHWWKNERQKPARGGTVNY
- a CDS encoding sialate O-acetylesterase, encoding MSNDPPAMRHRSPSHLMHLAIVAGCFLLSYPATAMAELSVASPFTDNAVLQQKMLVPVWGSADPGTAITVEFDGQKQQSVANADGTWKVQLDPMPASAEPKTLQVSSSRSSVSFTNIVVGEVWICSGQSNMQFSTAAVPEIQSLAATSENIRCFEVKRTVAMTEQDRLEGKWTEQPPNSAVAFSFAHFLEQAGNVPVGIILSCWGSSSIEAWMPREMTETVPHFKTMMDEFDADTATQDRIASILNGKIPWSRADDIFLRRQSNILYNAMIHPLVPYACRGLVWYQGERNTQSMFGMSKEPWFSRHSGILKYGPTLKAWVKRYRKEWGNEGMHFLVVMLPGYFKPLPTGPQMGPEHPSTHSWAWMRESQLQSLELPHTSVVNTIDLGDLKNIHPKDKLPIGQRLALLAARETLGQTIEAEGPKMKRVEVLDDRLVVHFEHAEGLRTLDGKAPTGFWLSDDSQKWVPATAELSGQTVVLSSSELTHPIYVRYAFAGKPKVNLINAAKLPAYPFRTDSFQP
- a CDS encoding sulfatase-like hydrolase/transferase, which encodes MPLMNSSLIPLCAAALVMLVTCGTSAAAERPPNVVLIFVDDLGYGDLSCYGATKLSTPNIDQLAAEGRRFTDAHSASAVCTPSRYGLLTGQYPVRAMGGQGVWGPLPTTSGLIIDTNTQTIGKVFKDKGYATACLGKWHLGFKEEPNDWQVPLRPGPQDVGFDHYFGVPLVNSGSPYVYVNDDSIFGYDPSDPLVYGGKPVSPTPTFPAEASIKSPNRFSGALKALEIYDDEKTGTLLTERAVNWITQKKDEPFFLYFATPNIHHPFTPAPRFKGTSQCGLYGDFVHELDWMVGEIVKSLEDNGLTENTLVLFTSDNGAMLNRAGRDAVKAGHQPNGELLGFKFGVWEGGHRVPLIAKWPGKIKAGTQSDQLISQVDLFATFSALTEQEMPSSEQKDSINMLPALLDEPSEPLRTELVLAPRQPRNLAIRKGKWLYIGARGSGGFNGSKPQHHAWGGPAAVQFSGHKNSDIVNGRIKKDAPPAQLYDLEKDRSQTTNVFQDHPLIVKEMKALLASYAPSKPTQQQKPASKEGNGIPAKKTPVTPSSRNTSWDFESGKLEPWRIIEGKFGHPIGNRDRFINNNKSDYNKQGKHYLTTLEFSLEAERGSDQQTGVIVSPEFIAEPGPMTFRVGGGRGPNTYVALCLVDGGELKTARGVNSEVMQSVNWDLTPYAGKKLFLKVVDESTSGWGHITVDDFQFDAKVLLETHQRTAAESANAKHKPTAKPNLVVILTDDQGYGDLSCFGGQHVATPRIDQMATEGSRLTSFYVAAPVCTPSRAGLMTGCYPKRIGMAMGSNFGVLLAGDRKGLHPNEITIAEVLKTAGYRTGMFGKWHLGDQPEFLPTKQGFDEFFGLPYSHDIHPFHPRQNHYQFPPLPLLEDDTVVEMEPNADFLTKRITERAVSFIDRNKDHPFFLYIPHPIPHAPLHVSPPFMKGVADDVVAAISKEDGNIDYATRANLFHQAIAEIDWSVGQILDALKSNGLDEKTMVLFTSDNGPPKNTLFASAGQLRGHKGTAFEGGVREPTVVRWPGQIPASQENNELMSTMDLLPTFAKLARATIPTDRVIDGKDIWTTLKGETQSPHEVFFYHRGNQLAAVRSGKWKLHANKGVPQQLYDLEKDLGEKVNVIEANPQVVNKLQRHLKDFAADIATNSRPAAFKDNPKPLSN
- a CDS encoding alpha/beta hydrolase, whose amino-acid sequence is MKFSPTLPLLIAFLLMATPAMAKTEQVAMPGATAEVYKTASGDDLHIYRFDPEGHDPAQDKRPAAVFFFGGGWNGGTVTQLAPQSRYLASRGIVAFVADYRVKSRQKVTPDACVEDGKSAIRWVRQNAQRLGIDPEKIIAGGGSAGGHVAAATGICEGFEAEGEDHSVSSKPNALVLFNPVYDNAKEGGYGYDRIKEWFPAISPAHNITPDDPPAIVFLGNKDKHVPVATAEAFRDKMIAAGIPTELHLYEGQPHGFFNPKRGGFNDTLAKTDQFLAKLGYLNGPVDHQRIEALNVK